The following coding sequences are from one uncultured Desulfobacter sp. window:
- a CDS encoding SUMF1/EgtB/PvdO family nonheme iron enzyme: MANVSITLSGITEALENLNYRPGSVKDKAIQAISAYYDSEESILNLSSIDGDTIIRQIWDVGDDPAKLRSKRRNFSSLKSSINADLEKLSANGLNSEDITVTESNVFDMTADAKSSLLQSFSDAVKTDGFDLTKAADVLSAVAEFLDKIKPPDADNESTDIIESIKKVLDRLGSGILDDPDGEGDAGYETIDDDVEIEEIELDEDEELEAVDEDLLDDEIEEIDDDVDIEEIEDDELEEIEEIDEDQEIEEIDEDEELEAVDEDLLDDEIEEIDGDVDIEEIEDDALEEIEEIDEDQEIEEIDEDLLDDDIEEIDDDVEIEDVEDDELEEIEEIDEDLEIEEIGEDEELEEVDEDLFDDEIEEIDDDVDIEDIEDDELEEIEEIDEDQEIEELDLDEDEELEELDEIDEDTEIEDVELDDDESLEEIEDIELDADQELEEVDLDDDEDLEELDELDEDELKALEEFRKSRELAEQFDDFLGEREKKFNAYITIPEGTYTIGTEKALKSSLALQPFDMPRVYMGKYPVTNALFEIFVEQTGYITTAEKKGIGTVYHCRFKKEGEKVIWSKQAGSSTVKGACWHQPLGPGSTLHGKRNHPVVQVSVDDAFAYASWIGRGLPTEAEWESAARTDMALKYPWGNQFDPKALNIESSGLADTSAVDDYDHAANGFGICDMLGNVMEWTADTQPPPFATRKVKLFNVAKGGAWNAKDTVTISSRGLFPPETTANIIGFRCISELFQ, translated from the coding sequence TTGGCCAATGTATCCATTACCCTGTCCGGTATCACCGAGGCATTGGAAAATCTTAACTACCGCCCCGGATCCGTTAAGGATAAGGCCATTCAAGCCATATCTGCCTATTATGATTCAGAAGAGAGTATTCTCAATCTTTCGTCTATTGACGGGGACACGATTATACGTCAGATCTGGGATGTCGGAGATGACCCTGCAAAATTAAGATCCAAAAGAAGAAATTTTTCCAGTCTTAAATCCTCCATCAATGCCGACTTGGAAAAATTGTCGGCAAACGGCCTGAATTCCGAGGACATTACGGTTACCGAGTCAAATGTCTTTGACATGACGGCCGATGCGAAAAGTTCGCTTTTGCAGTCTTTCAGCGATGCCGTGAAGACCGATGGATTTGATCTCACCAAAGCCGCTGATGTGCTGAGCGCCGTGGCTGAGTTTTTAGATAAAATCAAGCCGCCGGATGCCGACAATGAGTCAACGGATATCATAGAATCAATTAAAAAAGTGTTGGACCGGTTGGGTTCTGGAATTCTGGATGATCCGGACGGGGAGGGCGATGCCGGATACGAAACCATCGACGATGACGTGGAAATTGAGGAAATTGAACTTGACGAGGATGAAGAACTTGAAGCGGTGGACGAAGACCTTCTCGATGATGAGATCGAAGAGATAGATGATGATGTTGACATAGAAGAAATCGAAGACGATGAGCTTGAAGAAATTGAGGAGATAGATGAAGACCAGGAGATCGAGGAAATCGATGAAGATGAAGAATTGGAAGCGGTGGACGAAGACCTTCTCGATGATGAGATCGAAGAGATAGATGGTGATGTTGACATAGAAGAAATCGAAGACGATGCGCTTGAAGAAATTGAGGAGATAGATGAAGACCAGGAGATAGAGGAGATCGATGAAGATCTCCTTGATGATGACATTGAAGAGATAGATGACGATGTCGAGATAGAAGACGTTGAGGACGATGAACTTGAGGAAATCGAAGAGATAGATGAAGATCTGGAGATCGAAGAGATTGGTGAAGATGAAGAATTGGAGGAGGTGGACGAAGATCTCTTTGATGATGAAATTGAGGAGATAGACGACGATGTTGACATAGAAGATATCGAAGACGATGAACTTGAAGAGATCGAAGAGATAGATGAAGACCAGGAGATTGAAGAACTCGATCTTGATGAGGATGAAGAGCTTGAAGAGTTGGATGAAATTGATGAAGACACGGAGATAGAAGATGTTGAACTCGATGATGATGAATCCCTTGAAGAGATAGAAGATATTGAACTTGACGCAGATCAGGAGCTTGAAGAGGTTGATCTAGATGATGACGAAGACTTGGAAGAGCTTGACGAGCTTGATGAAGACGAGCTAAAAGCCCTTGAGGAGTTTAGAAAGTCCCGGGAGCTTGCCGAACAGTTTGACGACTTTCTAGGCGAGCGTGAAAAAAAATTCAATGCGTATATCACCATCCCCGAAGGGACCTATACCATTGGCACGGAAAAAGCTTTGAAATCAAGCCTGGCCTTACAGCCCTTTGACATGCCCCGGGTATATATGGGTAAATATCCGGTGACCAATGCCTTGTTTGAAATTTTTGTTGAACAGACCGGATATATTACCACCGCTGAAAAAAAAGGGATTGGAACGGTGTATCATTGCCGCTTTAAAAAAGAGGGAGAAAAGGTGATCTGGAGCAAGCAGGCCGGGTCCTCCACCGTTAAAGGGGCCTGCTGGCACCAACCGCTAGGGCCCGGTTCCACCCTTCACGGCAAAAGAAACCATCCTGTGGTACAGGTCAGTGTGGATGACGCCTTTGCCTATGCCTCCTGGATCGGCCGGGGTCTGCCCACCGAAGCCGAGTGGGAGTCTGCCGCCCGCACGGATATGGCCTTAAAATATCCCTGGGGCAATCAGTTTGACCCAAAGGCGTTGAATATTGAGTCTTCCGGCCTTGCCGACACCAGTGCCGTGGATGACTATGACCATGCGGCCAACGGGTTTGGTATCTGTGATATGCTGGGCAACGTCATGGAGTGGACCGCCGACACCCAGCCGCCTCCCTTTGCCACCCGCAAGGTCAAGTTGTTCAATGTGGCCAAAGGCGGGGCCTGGAATGCCAAAGATACGGTTACCATCAGTTCCCGGGGGCTCTTCCCGCCGGAGACCACGGCCAACATCATTGGATTTCGCTGTATTTCCGAACTTTTCCAATAG
- a CDS encoding ParA family protein, producing MVNVLTISGLKGGTGKSITALNLSACLALYEKRILLVDCDPQARVSQWGNNHSNGNNHDLSQVLAGRISVFDAVSDTEIDGLQILPAGFDLFSMALKLSRRMDNEKLLRLVVDEVKHDYDMVIIDAPSSCGYLSIAALTAADRLAAVVIPDKDWTRNFHSLMKIVRYIRRSHNTPLGISGILFNRCNSEQQMENHAVPEVLEQIRPLIYQTMIPDDETVDKEPSSLSPLPLYDIKAPASQAYLGLAREMICSFNLK from the coding sequence ATGGTAAATGTTTTGACTATTTCAGGGCTGAAAGGCGGTACCGGCAAGAGTATAACAGCCCTTAATCTATCCGCCTGTCTTGCACTTTATGAAAAAAGGATACTGTTGGTTGACTGTGATCCCCAGGCACGTGTATCCCAATGGGGTAACAACCATTCAAATGGGAATAACCATGATTTGTCCCAGGTACTGGCCGGAAGAATAAGCGTCTTTGACGCAGTATCCGACACTGAGATTGACGGGCTGCAAATCCTGCCGGCCGGTTTCGATCTTTTTTCCATGGCCCTGAAACTTTCCAGGCGTATGGACAACGAAAAACTGCTTCGTCTTGTTGTTGATGAGGTCAAGCATGACTACGATATGGTTATTATTGATGCACCGTCATCCTGCGGATATCTGAGTATCGCTGCGTTGACGGCCGCAGACCGGCTTGCAGCAGTGGTCATCCCGGATAAAGACTGGACTCGTAATTTTCATTCATTGATGAAAATTGTCAGGTATATACGCCGATCCCACAATACACCGTTAGGCATTTCAGGCATACTGTTCAACAGATGCAACAGTGAACAACAGATGGAAAATCATGCGGTTCCCGAAGTGTTGGAACAAATTCGTCCCCTGATATATCAAACCATGATCCCTGACGATGAAACAGTTGACAAGGAACCCTCCTCCCTGAGCCCACTGCCTTTGTACGACATTAAAGCGCCGGCATCCCAGGCGTACCTTGGGTTGGCCAGGGAGATGATCTGTTCATTCAATTTAAAATGA
- a CDS encoding DNA topoisomerase I: protein MPEGKKTNRESVRKQLDEILAKEITAFIDVDSNMAMMSFNLATISCIVISVDREREIKEYPNAPPERFTQKTFTSELVDIGLDQDDYLENAISSVLKSGYFTTLENGELKAEMPAFMMVGFLDSMFPGMQGLNLIAFILQMNDEVNSGRKTLELAKQSFETTLKTRGVSVTKDRAQERATEMVKGGNKSVTVQSKQISARLKREKLNKLSQLMKSRKQRTDGYQEKVKIKNLFEKEPSPEEIEAEKQKAREAEEAALKARDLEKELAEKEKKIQEAEIAAQELAEKLRVIEEKEKAAEEAKAKALEAKEKAEAIAAKEQEMAEKEARLLALEEEFKRKEEEAKKEAEAKKLAEQKAQEEKEQDDIESRIADFEQTLAMPCPICTNGRVEEKTTDKGKVFYSCNQKDCRFVSWDKPYHFECPLCKNPYLVEFITPSGTPGLKCPRASCTYSQDNLLAPVQHMAAITEAPPKKKKLVRRVKRRR, encoded by the coding sequence ATGCCGGAGGGTAAAAAAACCAATCGGGAGTCTGTCAGAAAACAATTGGATGAAATTTTAGCCAAGGAGATCACCGCGTTCATTGATGTGGATTCCAACATGGCGATGATGTCCTTCAACCTTGCCACCATCTCCTGTATCGTCATCAGCGTGGACCGGGAACGTGAAATCAAAGAGTACCCGAACGCGCCTCCGGAACGCTTCACCCAAAAGACCTTTACCTCAGAACTTGTGGATATCGGACTTGATCAGGACGACTACCTTGAAAATGCCATATCAAGCGTTTTGAAATCCGGCTACTTTACCACACTTGAAAATGGTGAATTGAAAGCCGAAATGCCCGCCTTTATGATGGTCGGTTTTTTAGACTCCATGTTTCCGGGCATGCAGGGCCTGAACCTGATCGCGTTTATCCTTCAAATGAATGACGAGGTCAATTCCGGCCGAAAAACCCTTGAGCTTGCAAAACAAAGCTTTGAAACGACCCTTAAAACCCGGGGAGTTTCGGTGACAAAAGACCGGGCCCAGGAGCGTGCCACCGAAATGGTCAAGGGGGGAAATAAGTCGGTCACAGTTCAGTCAAAACAGATCTCAGCGCGGTTGAAACGAGAAAAGCTCAACAAATTGTCCCAGTTGATGAAATCCCGAAAACAGCGAACGGACGGCTATCAGGAAAAGGTCAAAATTAAAAATCTTTTTGAAAAAGAACCCAGTCCCGAAGAAATTGAAGCTGAAAAACAAAAAGCCAGGGAAGCTGAAGAAGCCGCCCTGAAAGCCCGGGACCTTGAAAAAGAGTTAGCAGAAAAAGAAAAAAAGATACAAGAAGCAGAAATTGCAGCCCAGGAACTTGCAGAAAAGCTTAGAGTGATTGAAGAGAAGGAAAAAGCTGCCGAAGAAGCCAAGGCCAAAGCCTTGGAAGCCAAGGAAAAAGCTGAAGCCATTGCGGCAAAAGAGCAGGAAATGGCTGAAAAGGAAGCCAGACTTCTGGCCCTCGAAGAAGAGTTCAAACGCAAAGAAGAAGAGGCAAAAAAAGAGGCAGAAGCCAAAAAACTCGCAGAGCAAAAGGCACAAGAAGAAAAAGAACAGGATGATATTGAATCCAGAATCGCCGACTTTGAACAGACCCTGGCCATGCCCTGCCCCATATGCACCAACGGCAGGGTTGAAGAAAAGACCACGGACAAGGGCAAGGTGTTTTACTCCTGCAACCAGAAGGACTGCAGGTTCGTCTCCTGGGATAAGCCCTATCATTTTGAATGTCCTCTGTGCAAAAACCCCTACTTGGTTGAATTCATAACACCTTCGGGCACACCCGGCCTTAAATGCCCCAGGGCATCATGCACCTATTCCCAGGACAACTTGCTGGCTCCGGTTCAGCACATGGCCGCAATCACAGAGGCGCCACCAAAAAAGAAAAAACTGGTCCGGCGCGTCAAACGGCGGCGATAA
- a CDS encoding type II secretion system protein N, with protein MAFQVYALVNPVIETPKAQLSSNSPKQADAHPQSALDRHKSVNLNKFIQKVTQRNLFKVQVNGEQKKAPEPEEVHLEKTSLDLTLWGTVTGQEKQDGWAVINDRKAKQQELYRVNDTVQGATIKSILRNKVILTVNGKDQILEMDENQSSLKKPGMPRRTSGNRPKPSNPPRQNIPTPERMPDKVSQSDQLFKTRPYIRNGEASGVMVYSIKRDSVAQLLGLRNGDIIQAVDDVDIQDVQDLEDFEESIGDHSDVTISILRRGKPKELVFSGEDSAYSINDVEP; from the coding sequence TTGGCGTTTCAGGTATACGCCTTGGTTAATCCGGTGATTGAAACCCCAAAGGCACAACTTTCGTCCAATTCCCCAAAGCAGGCCGACGCCCATCCACAATCCGCTTTGGATCGCCATAAGTCTGTTAATTTAAACAAGTTCATCCAAAAGGTTACCCAACGGAATCTTTTCAAAGTGCAGGTAAACGGTGAACAAAAAAAAGCACCGGAACCCGAAGAGGTGCACCTTGAGAAAACAAGTCTTGATCTCACCCTTTGGGGCACGGTGACCGGGCAAGAAAAACAAGATGGCTGGGCTGTAATAAACGATCGTAAAGCAAAACAGCAGGAACTTTACCGGGTCAATGATACGGTCCAGGGTGCCACTATTAAATCCATACTGAGAAACAAAGTGATTTTAACCGTAAACGGTAAAGACCAGATTCTTGAAATGGATGAAAACCAGTCGTCCTTAAAGAAACCCGGCATGCCCCGCAGGACTTCTGGGAATCGCCCCAAACCATCCAACCCGCCTCGGCAAAATATCCCGACGCCGGAACGTATGCCTGACAAAGTATCCCAGTCAGATCAACTTTTCAAAACCCGGCCATATATCAGAAACGGGGAAGCCTCGGGGGTTATGGTTTACAGCATCAAAAGAGACTCCGTTGCCCAGTTGTTAGGCCTTCGCAACGGCGACATTATCCAGGCCGTAGACGACGTCGACATCCAAGATGTCCAGGATCTTGAAGATTTTGAAGAGAGCATCGGCGATCATTCGGATGTTACCATTTCCATCCTCAGGCGCGGCAAACCCAAAGAACTGGTTTTCAGCGGAGAGGACAGCGCATATTCCATTAATGATGTTGAACCGTAA
- the yidD gene encoding membrane protein insertion efficiency factor YidD: MMLNRKKPFILLALCIFTLGAFAQNVCARDSGGTHETDTHPAIKFYQKHISGIDGNRCPMYPSCSGYGAQAIQKHGLLLGWIMACDRLLRCGKDEVRLSPHIKINGRELTFDPVSANDFWWFSPQTTSNDTDVPIKHPDQSGFVPMPDVVKPEHLK; encoded by the coding sequence ATGATGTTGAACCGTAAGAAACCCTTTATTCTTCTTGCGCTGTGCATTTTCACTTTAGGTGCGTTTGCTCAAAACGTTTGTGCCCGGGACTCCGGCGGAACACATGAAACAGACACCCATCCTGCGATAAAATTTTATCAAAAGCATATATCCGGTATAGACGGGAACCGCTGCCCCATGTATCCAAGCTGCTCCGGGTATGGTGCCCAAGCCATTCAAAAACACGGATTGTTGCTGGGCTGGATCATGGCATGCGATCGACTGCTCAGATGCGGTAAAGATGAAGTTCGTTTGTCTCCCCATATCAAAATCAATGGGCGTGAATTAACATTTGATCCCGTCAGTGCCAATGATTTCTGGTGGTTCTCACCTCAAACGACTTCCAATGACACCGATGTGCCGATAAAACACCCTGATCAATCAGGTTTTGTCCCAATGCCGGATGTTGTGAAGCCGGAGCATCTAAAATGA
- a CDS encoding VWA-like domain-containing protein gives MTDQDQQAKTRLLRARADLVLNHPFFASLAMRLTFKEDRTCTTAWTDGKTFGYNPNYINMLPREKLVGLSAHTVMHPACNHHLRRKDRDPQAWNKACDYVINPILLDAGLVLPDGFLWDGDYAGKTAEQVYTCLMEGQGEEDAKDEEKDESDPSAQTIDQDELEKEEDKQSSAADDPENGVEKKPDPDGNTDPGGTGEVRDGTTPEKKRFSGHNDNDTDWDQALIQAASNARSMGKLPKGVDILVKERVSPTLPWPSLLSRFIQQSARRDYTWTRPNPRYIHQDLYLPSLASDQLPQLVLAVDTSGSINPAELERFGGELKAILDMHPSLVHLVYADMTVTGYDVIDARDLTFSFAPKGGGGTDFTAVFEFIEHQGIDPCCLLFFTDMECMRYPDFTPAYPVLWIRIGDAGFTPPFGEIIDMLPDDDTLEAWT, from the coding sequence TTGACAGACCAAGATCAACAGGCTAAGACCCGTTTACTCAGGGCAAGGGCGGACCTGGTGTTAAACCACCCGTTTTTTGCATCCCTTGCCATGCGTCTGACATTCAAAGAGGACCGGACCTGCACCACAGCCTGGACCGACGGAAAAACATTCGGTTACAATCCCAACTACATCAATATGCTTCCCCGGGAAAAACTTGTGGGCCTGTCCGCCCATACGGTGATGCATCCGGCCTGTAATCATCATCTGCGCAGAAAAGATAGAGATCCACAAGCCTGGAATAAAGCCTGTGACTATGTCATCAACCCTATTTTACTGGATGCGGGGCTGGTCCTGCCCGACGGGTTTCTTTGGGATGGGGATTATGCCGGAAAAACGGCAGAGCAGGTTTACACATGCCTGATGGAAGGGCAGGGCGAAGAAGACGCCAAGGATGAGGAAAAAGATGAATCTGATCCTTCGGCACAAACAATCGACCAGGATGAACTTGAAAAAGAAGAAGATAAGCAAAGCTCAGCCGCTGATGACCCTGAAAACGGCGTTGAAAAGAAACCTGACCCGGACGGGAATACGGACCCAGGGGGAACCGGTGAAGTCAGGGACGGTACCACGCCGGAAAAAAAGCGCTTTTCAGGACACAACGACAATGATACGGACTGGGATCAAGCGTTGATTCAGGCCGCCTCCAATGCCCGGAGCATGGGAAAGCTTCCAAAGGGAGTAGATATTCTGGTCAAAGAACGCGTCAGCCCTACGCTTCCCTGGCCATCCCTGCTTTCCCGGTTTATCCAGCAGTCTGCCCGCCGGGACTATACCTGGACAAGACCCAACCCCAGATATATTCACCAGGACCTCTATTTACCGAGTCTGGCATCGGATCAACTGCCCCAACTTGTCCTTGCCGTAGATACCTCGGGCAGCATAAACCCCGCTGAACTTGAACGGTTCGGGGGCGAACTTAAGGCCATTCTGGACATGCATCCAAGCCTTGTTCATCTGGTATATGCGGATATGACCGTCACAGGATATGATGTGATTGATGCCCGGGATCTGACTTTCTCGTTTGCGCCCAAAGGCGGCGGGGGCACAGATTTTACGGCGGTCTTTGAGTTTATCGAACACCAGGGCATAGACCCTTGCTGTCTACTGTTCTTTACGGATATGGAATGTATGCGTTACCCCGACTTTACACCCGCCTATCCGGTGCTGTGGATAAGGATCGGTGATGCCGGGTTCACCCCGCCGTTTGGAGAAATTATAGATATGTTGCCCGATGATGACACGTTGGAGGCCTGGACATAA
- a CDS encoding MoxR family ATPase, translating to MKSSNIKAALTGLLSIKQPVFIWGPPGIGKSQVVRQTADTLELKLVDIRAVLLDPVDLRGIPKISKDGRSHWCAPSFLPTEGSGVLFLDELNAAPPLVQAACYQLVLDRKLGEYRLPDDWSVVAAGNREQDRAVSHRMPSALANRFIHIDFEVDTDQWLEWAQQSGISQQVRAFIRFRPSLLHDFDPKRETRAFASPRSWEFVSRLLESNPDPEMIHELVSGAVGKGAAAEFSGFMGLWHQLPSPSDIMADPAGIPVPDNPAVLFALGEMMGAAVTIDNISIVMSWARRLPPEFSVLLMREAVRKTPKIVETSAFSDWASMNAQILV from the coding sequence ATGAAATCATCAAACATCAAAGCAGCACTGACAGGTCTTTTATCCATTAAACAGCCGGTGTTTATTTGGGGACCTCCCGGTATCGGCAAAAGTCAAGTTGTCCGGCAGACCGCTGACACTCTTGAGCTTAAACTAGTTGATATCCGAGCGGTTCTTCTGGATCCGGTTGATCTTAGAGGCATTCCCAAAATCAGTAAGGATGGCCGCTCCCACTGGTGTGCACCGTCATTTTTGCCCACTGAAGGCTCGGGCGTTCTTTTCCTTGACGAGCTCAATGCGGCCCCGCCACTGGTCCAGGCGGCATGCTACCAGCTGGTTCTGGACCGGAAACTTGGCGAGTACCGGTTGCCTGACGATTGGTCTGTTGTGGCCGCAGGCAACCGGGAACAGGACCGGGCCGTGTCCCACAGAATGCCGTCGGCACTGGCCAACCGTTTTATCCATATTGATTTTGAAGTGGATACGGACCAATGGCTTGAGTGGGCGCAACAATCCGGTATATCCCAACAGGTGAGGGCGTTTATAAGGTTCAGGCCCTCCCTGCTGCACGATTTTGATCCCAAACGAGAGACCCGTGCCTTTGCCTCACCACGCTCCTGGGAATTTGTTTCAAGACTTTTAGAATCCAATCCTGACCCTGAAATGATTCATGAACTTGTTTCAGGGGCTGTGGGAAAAGGGGCGGCGGCTGAATTTTCAGGTTTTATGGGGTTATGGCACCAGCTGCCCTCTCCTTCGGACATCATGGCCGATCCCGCCGGCATACCTGTACCGGATAACCCTGCCGTGCTTTTTGCCCTAGGTGAGATGATGGGCGCTGCCGTGACAATCGACAATATAAGTATTGTCATGTCCTGGGCCCGTCGCCTGCCCCCTGAATTTTCCGTGCTTTTAATGCGAGAAGCGGTGCGTAAAACCCCTAAAATCGTCGAAACATCGGCTTTTTCTGACTGGGCATCCATGAATGCGCAAATTTTGGTGTAA
- the ribB gene encoding 3,4-dihydroxy-2-butanone-4-phosphate synthase: MNQNPLKQFGNSQERLQAGLEALRRGSGVLVADDENRENEVDLIFGAHSLKVEQMAMLIRECSGIVCLCLPPAKVADLALFPMVTNNTSQYQTAFTVSIEAAKGVTTGVSARDRLTTVQAAIDENAVPEDLNRPGHIFPLQAKPDGVLERAGHTEATVDLMRLAGLAPYGVLCELTNPDGTMARLPKAAQFALENGFTMLTVEDIISYRLGSQTVKAS, encoded by the coding sequence ATGAATCAGAATCCTTTAAAACAATTTGGAAATTCCCAGGAGCGTTTACAGGCCGGATTAGAAGCCCTTCGCCGGGGATCAGGCGTTTTGGTGGCCGACGATGAAAACCGGGAAAATGAAGTGGACCTCATTTTTGGGGCACACAGCCTGAAGGTCGAGCAGATGGCGATGCTGATCAGGGAATGCAGCGGTATCGTCTGCCTGTGCCTTCCCCCGGCAAAGGTTGCAGACTTGGCACTTTTTCCGATGGTGACGAACAATACAAGTCAATACCAGACCGCCTTCACCGTATCCATTGAGGCAGCCAAAGGGGTTACCACAGGGGTTTCAGCCCGGGACCGTTTAACAACTGTTCAGGCGGCCATTGACGAAAACGCAGTACCCGAAGATCTCAATCGTCCAGGTCATATTTTCCCGTTACAGGCCAAACCAGACGGCGTCCTCGAACGTGCCGGCCATACCGAAGCCACCGTTGATCTTATGCGTCTGGCCGGTCTGGCGCCATACGGGGTGTTATGTGAACTTACCAATCCGGACGGCACCATGGCCAGACTGCCGAAGGCGGCACAATTTGCCTTGGAGAACGGGTTTACTATGCTGACCGTTGAAGATATTATAAGTTACAGACTTGGATCACAAACGGTTAAAGCGTCATAA
- a CDS encoding GNAT family N-acetyltransferase, with product MTKATYWADSYVDKRCSAQEALKHIRPGQRVFIGSSCAEPQHLVKELSDISARFTDLEIVRLLSIESGPLTLIANESHSHQFNIRSFYLGSCGPRVISKNQRFITPANLYQIPHLFKSGLMPLNAALIQASPPDDFGWMSLGISVDINLSACETADIVICQINPLMPRVLGRSFIHVNDVDFIVEHEDPLLTIQQRPEQESDNTIARHISRLIDDGSTIQTSLSLTTEAVMLALSDKNDIGIHSQYLSDALMHLFSIGVITNKKKGFNNGKLVASAAVGSALLYEFLDDNPSIEFYPSDYTNNPGIIGRHNKMVTLNTAMAIDLTGQVAADALPFNNYTGINGLLDFTRGAAMSEGGKSILMMTATADQGQKSRIVPRLAEHAVVVPRGDVQFVATEYGLVNLFGKTIQERVMALVSIAHPDFRDELFAAAKEMGLIDSDRKFKEAIKGVYPLQYEETIIIKDIPITFRPAKPTDERFIQEHYYTMNRGDIVSRFFHEKKSFAYDQIETTYEIDYINDLTIVATIGELGFEKIIAVGEYFRNTIINMAEVAYSVSKDYQGMGIADILQKKLNQAAIDNGIKGLIAYTSPHNKGMIRLFHKQPYTIKTEKNEDMLILSCLFNDPKEDGDGDKALGDAILSMG from the coding sequence ATGACAAAAGCCACTTACTGGGCAGATTCATACGTAGATAAACGTTGCAGTGCCCAGGAGGCCCTGAAACACATCAGGCCCGGTCAACGCGTATTTATAGGTTCATCCTGTGCTGAACCCCAGCATCTTGTCAAAGAGTTGTCTGACATCTCCGCAAGATTCACAGATCTTGAAATCGTGCGCCTGCTCAGCATTGAAAGCGGACCGCTGACGCTTATCGCCAACGAGTCCCATTCCCATCAGTTCAATATCAGATCCTTTTATCTCGGCTCCTGCGGTCCCAGGGTGATCAGTAAAAATCAAAGGTTTATCACACCAGCCAACCTTTACCAGATCCCGCACCTGTTTAAATCCGGCCTCATGCCCTTGAATGCCGCACTGATCCAGGCCTCTCCCCCCGATGACTTTGGGTGGATGAGCCTTGGCATTTCCGTGGATATCAACCTTTCGGCCTGCGAAACCGCTGATATTGTCATATGCCAGATCAACCCCCTGATGCCCCGGGTGCTGGGCAGAAGCTTTATTCATGTCAATGATGTTGACTTTATTGTGGAACATGAGGACCCGCTTTTAACCATCCAACAGCGCCCTGAACAGGAGTCGGACAACACCATTGCCAGGCATATTTCACGGCTTATTGATGACGGGTCAACCATCCAGACAAGTCTTAGTTTAACCACCGAGGCGGTGATGCTGGCCTTGTCGGATAAAAACGATATCGGTATTCATTCACAATACCTGTCCGATGCCCTCATGCATCTTTTCTCCATTGGTGTGATCACCAATAAGAAAAAAGGGTTTAACAACGGCAAACTTGTTGCCAGCGCAGCGGTTGGATCGGCCCTGCTCTATGAGTTTTTGGACGACAATCCCTCCATTGAATTTTACCCGTCGGATTATACCAACAACCCCGGCATCATCGGTCGACATAATAAAATGGTCACCCTAAACACGGCCATGGCCATTGATCTGACCGGTCAGGTGGCCGCCGATGCCCTGCCGTTTAACAACTACACAGGTATAAATGGGCTGCTTGATTTCACCCGGGGGGCAGCCATGTCCGAAGGGGGTAAGTCCATCCTGATGATGACCGCCACCGCAGATCAGGGACAAAAAAGCCGGATTGTCCCCCGATTGGCCGAACACGCCGTGGTCGTCCCCAGGGGAGATGTCCAGTTTGTGGCAACGGAATACGGGCTGGTGAATCTGTTTGGCAAAACAATCCAGGAACGGGTCATGGCCTTGGTATCCATTGCCCATCCGGATTTCAGGGACGAATTGTTTGCCGCAGCCAAAGAGATGGGATTGATTGACAGTGACCGTAAATTTAAAGAGGCCATTAAAGGCGTCTATCCGCTTCAATATGAAGAAACCATCATTATAAAAGACATTCCCATTACATTCAGACCGGCAAAACCCACGGATGAAAGGTTTATACAGGAGCACTATTACACCATGAATCGTGGAGATATTGTTTCAAGGTTCTTTCACGAGAAAAAAAGCTTTGCCTATGATCAAATTGAAACCACCTATGAAATTGATTACATAAATGATTTGACCATCGTGGCCACCATAGGCGAACTGGGATTTGAAAAAATTATTGCCGTGGGGGAATATTTCAGGAACACGATCATCAATATGGCCGAGGTGGCGTATTCCGTATCAAAAGATTACCAGGGTATGGGCATTGCCGATATCTTGCAGAAAAAACTCAATCAAGCAGCCATCGACAACGGGATCAAAGGACTGATCGCCTATACATCCCCCCACAACAAAGGCATGATCCGCCTGTTTCACAAACAGCCCTATACCATCAAAACTGAAAAAAATGAAGATATGCTGATCCTAAGCTGCCTGTTCAACGACCCCAAAGAAGATGGCGACGGAGACAAAGCCCTGGGGGACGCCATCTTATCCATGGGTTAA